From Pseudomonas hefeiensis, one genomic window encodes:
- a CDS encoding FecR family protein produces the protein MTEHTLSEAEYDAITDAAAHWCMRLHAVDCTDAERLAFKQWHDADPLHAFEYQAMLEIWAVADHLPRVEAAPSPAPIPRPRSRWSRLAVAAAVLVLGVPLAAYTGWHLGWVANSYERFEADANVRHITLGDGSQVELNLGSELVFANYKNERRVTLKKGEAFFDVSHDTQHPFVVRAGQGQVRVTGTRFNVWMYQDQVRVTLVEGSVWVTSNQALAGNGSQLSPGMQASYKAGDYQPQIREVAPNDSSLAWRNGKLVLDNLALSDALPLINRYLEHPVMLADNSTGALRIGGIYNLNEVKNLVPSLPKVLPVYLTQNKDGNPVLNSIGQRPSN, from the coding sequence ATGACCGAACATACACTCTCGGAAGCCGAATACGACGCCATTACCGATGCGGCCGCGCATTGGTGCATGCGTTTGCACGCCGTCGACTGCACCGACGCTGAACGGCTGGCGTTCAAGCAATGGCACGATGCCGATCCCCTGCACGCCTTCGAATACCAAGCCATGCTGGAGATCTGGGCCGTGGCCGATCATCTTCCGCGTGTCGAAGCGGCACCATCCCCCGCTCCAATACCGCGACCTCGGTCGCGCTGGAGTCGGTTGGCTGTCGCAGCCGCAGTGCTTGTGCTGGGTGTGCCCCTGGCCGCCTACACGGGCTGGCACCTGGGCTGGGTTGCCAACTCCTACGAACGATTCGAAGCCGATGCAAACGTACGCCACATCACCTTGGGTGACGGTAGCCAGGTAGAACTTAATCTGGGCAGTGAACTGGTGTTTGCCAATTACAAGAATGAGCGTCGGGTGACGCTGAAAAAGGGCGAGGCGTTTTTCGACGTCAGCCATGACACACAACACCCATTCGTTGTTCGGGCGGGCCAGGGCCAGGTGCGCGTGACCGGCACCCGCTTCAATGTATGGATGTATCAGGATCAGGTCCGGGTGACGCTGGTGGAGGGCTCGGTATGGGTGACCAGCAACCAGGCGCTTGCCGGTAACGGCTCGCAACTGTCGCCGGGCATGCAGGCCAGCTACAAAGCCGGCGACTACCAACCACAAATCCGTGAAGTCGCCCCAAATGACAGCTCACTGGCGTGGCGCAACGGCAAGCTGGTGCTGGACAACCTTGCCCTCAGCGATGCGCTCCCGCTGATCAATCGTTATCTCGAACATCCCGTCATGCTGGCCGACAACAGCACTGGCGCCCTGCGTATCGGTGGTATCTACAACCTGAACGAGGTGAAGAACCTTGTGCCTTCGTTGCCCAAAGTCCTGCCGGTTTACCTGACGCAGAACAAGGACGGCAATCCAGTCCTCAACTCCATCGGTCAACGGCCGTCCAACTGA
- a CDS encoding acylase encodes MSGQLSRFCLAGVFLGMGLGLSSVAGAQGDVEPASAEIRRTSFGVPHIRAQDERGLGYGIGYAYAEDNLCLLANEIVTVNGQRSRYFGPEQVTLEQRENRVSDVFFNWLNTPRAVSGFWQAQTPQVQQLVEGYVAGFNRALAERKAVGLPEQCASEWVRPITALDLVKLTRRLLVEGGIGQFAEALAGAQPPQPTAVAGEPMAGFAGAATRQQRFALERGSNAVAIGSERSFNGRGMLLANPHFPWLGGMRFYQMHLTIPGKLDVMGAALPGLPVINIGFSQHLAWTHTVDTSKHFTLYRLQLDPKDPTRYLLDGQSVPMSQQMVAVDIQQPDGQVKTVSRVVYGSQFGPIVQWPGRLDWDDKFAYSLRDANLENDRVLAQWYAMNKAVTLRDLQNAVHKIQGIPWVNTLAVDDQGQSLYMNVSVVPNVDADKLARCSDPRAGLQLIVLDGSRGECAWDIDPKVVQKGIYASDKLPQLLRRDYVQNSNDSAWMVNPAKPLSGYSPVISQQDQPLGLRARFALQRLGQLAKDGPVKVNDLQRMVMDDQVYLADQVMPDLLGFCAGDLGSDALALTEVCNGLKAWDRTAGLNSGLGFIHFQHIMEQVQGVPDSWRVPFDPRDPRHTPSGLAIERAPVHKAVRQAMLASQASVKAAGLPKGSRWQDVQVASSGSRQTPIHGGPGELGIYNAIQSVPGANGKREVVSGTSYLQVVSFDSKGPQAQGLLAFSISSDPASPYSADQTQAFSKKQWSVLPFTEQQIKADPHYQAVIIREPDEAGRVAKQ; translated from the coding sequence ATGTCCGGGCAGTTATCGAGGTTTTGTCTCGCAGGCGTGTTTTTAGGGATGGGCCTGGGGCTCAGCTCCGTTGCCGGCGCTCAAGGCGATGTAGAACCGGCCAGCGCCGAGATCCGTCGCACCAGTTTTGGTGTGCCGCATATCCGGGCTCAGGATGAGCGCGGGTTGGGCTACGGCATCGGGTACGCGTACGCTGAGGATAATTTATGCCTGCTGGCCAATGAGATCGTCACGGTCAACGGCCAGCGCTCGCGTTACTTCGGCCCGGAGCAGGTCACGCTCGAACAGCGGGAGAACCGCGTCAGCGATGTGTTTTTCAACTGGCTCAACACGCCGCGAGCCGTTTCCGGTTTCTGGCAGGCCCAGACGCCTCAAGTACAGCAACTGGTCGAAGGCTATGTCGCGGGTTTCAACCGCGCGCTGGCCGAACGCAAGGCCGTCGGCCTGCCCGAGCAATGCGCCAGTGAGTGGGTACGGCCGATCACCGCGCTGGACCTGGTCAAACTGACCCGGCGCCTGTTGGTGGAAGGTGGCATCGGCCAGTTCGCCGAAGCCCTGGCGGGTGCGCAGCCGCCCCAACCGACGGCGGTGGCTGGCGAGCCGATGGCAGGTTTTGCAGGCGCAGCGACCCGGCAGCAGCGTTTCGCCCTGGAGCGCGGCAGTAACGCGGTCGCCATCGGCAGTGAGCGCTCCTTCAACGGGCGTGGGATGTTGCTGGCGAACCCACACTTCCCATGGTTGGGGGGCATGCGTTTTTACCAGATGCACCTGACCATCCCCGGCAAACTGGACGTCATGGGCGCGGCCCTGCCAGGCCTGCCGGTGATCAACATCGGTTTCAGCCAGCACCTGGCCTGGACCCATACCGTCGATACTTCCAAACATTTCACTCTGTACCGTTTGCAACTCGACCCAAAAGACCCGACTCGCTATCTGCTTGATGGTCAATCGGTACCGATGAGCCAACAGATGGTCGCGGTGGACATCCAACAACCCGATGGCCAGGTGAAGACGGTTTCGCGGGTGGTCTACGGCTCGCAGTTCGGCCCGATCGTGCAATGGCCCGGCCGGCTGGACTGGGATGACAAGTTCGCCTACAGCCTGCGCGATGCGAACCTGGAAAATGATCGGGTGCTGGCCCAGTGGTACGCCATGAACAAGGCCGTCACGCTCAGGGATTTGCAGAATGCGGTCCATAAGATCCAGGGCATTCCCTGGGTCAACACCCTGGCGGTGGACGATCAGGGGCAAAGCCTCTACATGAACGTGTCGGTGGTGCCGAATGTTGACGCCGACAAGTTGGCCCGCTGCAGCGACCCGCGGGCAGGGCTGCAACTCATCGTACTGGACGGTTCGCGTGGCGAATGCGCCTGGGATATTGATCCCAAAGTCGTACAGAAAGGCATCTATGCCTCCGACAAGCTACCGCAGTTGTTACGCCGCGATTATGTGCAGAACTCCAACGATTCGGCGTGGATGGTCAACCCCGCAAAACCCTTGTCCGGTTATTCGCCGGTGATCAGCCAGCAGGACCAGCCGTTGGGCCTGCGGGCGCGTTTTGCCCTGCAGCGGCTGGGTCAACTGGCCAAGGACGGGCCGGTAAAGGTCAATGACTTGCAGCGCATGGTCATGGACGATCAGGTCTACCTCGCTGATCAGGTGATGCCGGACCTGCTTGGCTTTTGTGCCGGTGACTTGGGGAGCGATGCCTTGGCGTTGACCGAGGTTTGCAACGGCCTCAAGGCCTGGGATCGAACAGCCGGTTTGAACAGCGGATTGGGGTTCATTCATTTCCAGCACATTATGGAGCAGGTGCAGGGTGTACCTGATTCGTGGCGTGTCCCGTTCGATCCGCGAGATCCACGACATACTCCTAGTGGCCTGGCGATTGAGCGTGCCCCGGTGCATAAGGCTGTGCGTCAGGCCATGCTGGCCTCGCAGGCGTCTGTGAAGGCCGCCGGATTGCCGAAGGGCAGCCGCTGGCAAGATGTGCAGGTTGCCAGCAGTGGCAGCCGGCAGACACCAATCCACGGCGGTCCCGGCGAGTTGGGAATCTATAACGCGATTCAGAGCGTACCGGGTGCCAACGGCAAGCGGGAAGTGGTCAGCGGCACCAGCTACCTGCAAGTGGTGAGTTTTGATAGCAAGGGACCCCAGGCTCAAGGTCTGTTGGCATTTTCCATTTCCAGCGACCCCGCATCGCCGTATTCGGCGGACCAGACCCAGGCATTTTCGAAGAAACAATGGAGTGTGCTGCCATTTACCGAGCAGCAGATCAAAGCTGATCCGCACTATCAGGCCGTGATTATCCGTGAGCCTGATGAGGCGGGCAGGGTGGCCAAGCAATAA
- a CDS encoding MFS transporter produces the protein MQNLLTTLSPIRLTGFCLAIALFELLTYMASDLVMPAMLAVTQELDAPADQIPYAFNLYLLGGVLLPWLIGPLSDRYGRRSFMLAGCAGFVLACAAITLVTHMQGFNGLRLIQGMGLGFVIAVSYPAIQEVFNESDAVKVMALLGNLALLSPLLGPLLGGLLLQWLSWRELFVLLAGLGAVSWLTLWAFMPRHPGLAPPRARQPTQQPFKLRTLIGRYGALLSHAGFMAACVALGLMSLPLIAWIGLSPLLLIQGQGLSPLVYGLWQIPVFSAVILGNLLLNRLVERLGVRGVLRYSLWPLSTGLIALVIASQFNLCLSALVSGLALYALGLGMGNAALYRLALFASDDSKGLVSAMVGMISIAVMSTAGSLLALLGAGASLNAFALMVGIAGLSCLVALRLFLSRPPALV, from the coding sequence ATGCAAAACTTGCTGACAACTCTTTCGCCAATACGATTGACAGGCTTCTGCCTGGCTATCGCTCTTTTCGAACTATTGACTTACATGGCCAGCGACCTAGTCATGCCAGCCATGCTCGCGGTGACCCAGGAACTGGATGCGCCCGCAGACCAGATTCCCTACGCCTTCAATCTGTACCTGTTGGGCGGCGTCTTGCTGCCGTGGCTGATCGGTCCACTGTCGGATCGCTATGGACGTCGCTCATTCATGCTCGCCGGGTGTGCCGGCTTTGTGCTGGCATGTGCGGCGATCACCCTGGTCACCCATATGCAGGGATTCAATGGGCTTCGTCTGATCCAGGGCATGGGCCTGGGCTTCGTGATTGCGGTCAGTTACCCCGCCATACAGGAAGTCTTCAACGAATCGGACGCCGTGAAAGTCATGGCGTTGCTGGGCAATCTCGCGCTCCTCTCGCCCTTGCTGGGGCCGCTGCTGGGTGGGTTGCTGCTGCAATGGCTGTCCTGGCGCGAGCTGTTTGTACTGCTGGCGGGCCTTGGCGCGGTGAGCTGGCTGACCTTATGGGCATTCATGCCCCGACACCCTGGCCTGGCGCCTCCCCGCGCCAGGCAGCCTACGCAGCAGCCGTTCAAGCTGCGCACGCTCATCGGGCGGTATGGCGCGCTGCTGAGTCATGCCGGATTCATGGCCGCCTGCGTGGCACTGGGGCTGATGAGCCTGCCGCTGATTGCCTGGATCGGTCTGTCCCCGCTGCTACTGATCCAGGGGCAGGGCCTGTCGCCCTTGGTGTACGGCCTGTGGCAGATCCCGGTGTTCTCGGCCGTGATCCTTGGCAATCTCCTGCTGAACCGCCTGGTGGAGCGGCTGGGCGTGCGCGGGGTATTGCGCTACAGCCTGTGGCCCTTGTCTACCGGACTCATCGCACTGGTGATTGCCAGTCAGTTCAACCTGTGTCTATCCGCGCTGGTCAGCGGCCTGGCGCTCTATGCCCTGGGGCTCGGCATGGGCAATGCGGCGTTGTATCGATTGGCCCTGTTCGCCAGCGACGACAGCAAAGGGCTGGTCTCGGCCATGGTCGGGATGATTTCCATCGCCGTGATGAGCACAGCCGGATCGCTGCTCGCGCTACTGGGCGCCGGAGCGAGCCTGAACGCCTTTGCCTTGATGGTCGGCATCGCGGGGCTCAGTTGCCTTGTGGCGTTGCGCCTGTTCCTGTCGCGCCCGCCCGCTCTCGTCTGA
- a CDS encoding acyl-protein synthase — protein MIHFPHADALCALAQPYDPDSVPAGLFDRAMAQISLFHCHHTPGYEHWLNANGLAAEDLEHLTDWSRLPPIYANYFKQRLLLSPTGENALELTSSGTSGQKSRMRYDERSMAAAQGMVARIFEHYGWSTPDSPCNYLLFSHEPEKVNHVGTAHTDQFLRSFAPANRVFHALRRTGKGHEFDVFGAIRALQEFAEEGLPVRIFGFPALLCHALERMRETATPDLKLAPDSLVFLGGGWKKQAAQEIPRHEVYEHITRQLGIEPHRCRDGYGAVEHAVPYIECAHHRFHVPVYSKAFVRHPSDFSVQPFGATGLLSFVSPYISSSPAHAVVMSDLATLHPANCECGLNTQWFELHGRAGTSASRSCAMAAAEMIKEN, from the coding sequence ATGATTCATTTTCCCCACGCCGATGCGCTGTGTGCATTGGCGCAACCCTACGATCCCGACTCAGTACCTGCTGGTCTGTTTGATCGGGCCATGGCCCAGATCAGCCTGTTCCATTGCCACCACACCCCCGGCTACGAACACTGGCTCAACGCCAACGGCCTGGCTGCCGAGGACCTGGAGCATTTGACTGACTGGTCGCGCTTGCCGCCCATCTACGCCAACTACTTCAAGCAGCGCTTGCTGCTCAGCCCCACAGGCGAGAACGCGCTGGAGCTGACATCCTCCGGCACCAGCGGCCAGAAAAGCCGAATGCGCTATGACGAACGCAGCATGGCAGCGGCCCAGGGCATGGTGGCGCGTATCTTTGAGCATTACGGCTGGTCCACACCGGACTCGCCCTGCAACTACCTGTTGTTCAGCCACGAACCCGAGAAGGTCAATCACGTCGGCACCGCCCATACGGACCAATTCTTACGCAGCTTCGCGCCGGCCAATCGGGTTTTCCATGCGCTGCGGCGCACTGGAAAAGGTCATGAGTTCGATGTCTTTGGCGCGATCCGGGCCCTTCAGGAGTTCGCCGAGGAAGGCTTGCCGGTGAGGATCTTCGGCTTCCCGGCGCTGCTCTGTCATGCACTTGAGCGCATGCGAGAAACCGCAACGCCAGACCTCAAGCTTGCCCCCGACTCCCTGGTGTTTCTGGGAGGCGGCTGGAAAAAGCAGGCCGCCCAAGAGATCCCCCGCCACGAGGTCTATGAGCACATTACCCGGCAACTGGGCATTGAGCCCCACCGATGCCGCGATGGTTACGGTGCGGTCGAGCACGCAGTGCCGTACATCGAATGCGCACACCACAGGTTTCATGTGCCGGTCTATTCGAAAGCTTTCGTGCGTCACCCCTCGGACTTCAGTGTCCAGCCCTTCGGTGCGACGGGGTTGTTGTCATTCGTCTCACCTTACATCTCTTCCAGTCCCGCCCATGCCGTGGTGATGAGCGACCTGGCAACCCTGCATCCGGCCAATTGTGAGTGCGGCTTGAACACTCAATGGTTCGAACTGCACGGTCGGGCCGGCACCAGTGCCAGCCGAAGCTGCGCCATGGCCGCCGCCGAAATGATCAAGGAGAATTGA
- a CDS encoding dermonecrotic toxin domain-containing protein gives MTIETTPLLFPEVLDANSLDDLNDSHGLTQTDLDWLRHASLPSHTLRAAQTPPMSAETILLEIEGKPPIPLAGCFMLKALPDADAPQTRPAFLYTPYGGIKKFNSPESLEEEIAQILESPAERDEFFRLLSITQRAELNSTSVIRSTRQTIDGDVFTTLVESVEYAQGQNARAVVDELVKLPSLRSMLDDALNEVLSNFDHRQVRVTMSTGSSAGSANASQLTKSMTLSDAVLIYFHNQGRPAGHDVDFIHPQINVSPQNTRQWQNLLKVTASNLIPKLTQCIETYWDATAPLHTSRRRFLSQVLSDALRATILIMREKRQLTDAQSRELHRLYRPSRPDEPLLFVETLRLWEYAPLYVEPAGSLMISGKGHYLYTPSHGLQKVDNYLGFKDALLDTPARAARKEQLYSLLSLEERNRFLRLDDPQVSGKSVAWPVFGSLADAIIGKQLENLHFAMEMSRQGDVDVHALVDKALDIRTLISKSLLSQNADGHWGTQPAFFGDLRPSNFMADQLERKVKSYLSVEEALNAEFSQLPLSNEISLRFALRGLLPELTNVFSLGIRAEAELRELNATLPPAARDLIATVFAFDSEYPDRIHRVGVKGFRPDVYSLRLACTEEGETVSLPLANCFLLTERGGLDTPYSGLGILWTPAEGLQAFASVELATKQLNRHLLDSQKRFGWLANLPPSHRKPHGRYQLDVFELIEDNVLLNRMNSFITLFEAEHGYLSTLKSGDWQLAGPERVKSLEALLEKGAPTNLTRARRIAQAIRWQQKLPAWLGTASLEEQSLQIDLLEQYRSSVADDKDYLDGIESLHGYVNKRLKALLEARFAVKDLDPDTLQITPNLALSGPASTLTEFALNHADITQKTGFKVSSTSGRKLPDSLNESAVRQILLSLDIPTAYKKTVLDELSDTTVDGQKRKQRFHRQLPWQLLQHAHALHLQQHLSPAAFDLIRQVLDMPDAIARQAVEGASALIRPLELIKTEGTAAIKALGLYLIGSSNDDKAPHVLYSPYHAGHNFTEFKDQASIVAALNTPGALQDLLIRRLPETQQATFKNLFAATVGSLSEITLASNPIKTNLFDTLFDDNTTLLSHMLTAQMDKKRQFDWETVLHLFSAGVKLVGRQLQGKLTFIETLWDSYQDFKASAQSLQQHDWKAGLHDFIAGAAEMVSLGFLNRDDTFGLLDPIGPLAQNAAAPAPPHWKDIASTAPARTNLRAFEATDVSLQDLQKNAIDGTYRSPRSDKLYAPVAGIVFQVAKANQVWRVVHEQGEGPILRHSPDSQQWTIDPQRQTIRYGKVMSTLASSYSDYKASTSLNIEARGMAQIRRNYPAYANMIVQALEVARYYSFNALHNLDQVKHQVLPGSRLDTFLKSFFGVKKVDASLIKKIHTAVSPLCQALADPSWEKRNAKRLVIGSLKYTDDRATAFVLEPEAAGRIYLTQYFFEVGLDWYKDAVPDSFNVDAHAQAAVLIHEVSHQLFDTLDIVYLDAALPFLDLISNATQFGYSKYNDQKDQQRNGLSLTTPRSKLFMAWDSATGGLKSLELFPEHRDMAREILKMTGARTMSEARSIFLDPDSSAGRIDVILRNADSMTLLICELGRQLDSPPMSPATTS, from the coding sequence ATGACCATTGAAACCACGCCGCTATTATTTCCTGAGGTATTGGACGCCAATAGTCTGGACGACTTGAACGACTCCCACGGATTGACGCAGACAGACCTTGACTGGTTACGCCACGCTTCCCTGCCCAGTCACACGTTACGCGCCGCACAGACGCCCCCCATGTCGGCCGAAACGATTCTCCTGGAGATCGAGGGAAAGCCCCCGATCCCGCTGGCCGGCTGCTTTATGCTCAAAGCCCTGCCAGATGCAGATGCACCACAGACCAGGCCGGCATTCCTCTACACGCCGTATGGTGGAATCAAAAAATTCAACAGCCCCGAATCGCTCGAAGAGGAGATTGCGCAGATACTGGAGAGTCCAGCAGAACGTGACGAATTTTTTCGCCTGTTATCAATTACCCAACGCGCCGAACTCAACAGCACATCCGTGATCAGGAGTACCCGGCAGACCATCGACGGTGATGTTTTCACAACCCTGGTTGAATCGGTTGAATACGCTCAAGGGCAAAATGCCCGGGCAGTGGTGGATGAACTGGTCAAATTACCCTCCCTCAGATCGATGCTTGACGACGCATTGAACGAGGTACTGTCGAACTTTGATCATAGACAGGTCCGCGTAACAATGAGCACAGGGAGTAGCGCGGGCAGTGCGAATGCAAGTCAGCTGACTAAAAGCATGACCCTGAGCGACGCGGTCCTGATCTACTTCCACAATCAGGGGCGGCCCGCCGGGCATGACGTTGATTTCATTCACCCGCAAATAAATGTATCGCCCCAGAACACGCGCCAGTGGCAGAACCTATTGAAGGTCACCGCCAGCAACCTGATTCCCAAGCTCACCCAGTGCATCGAAACCTACTGGGATGCAACCGCCCCCTTGCATACCTCACGCCGGCGCTTTCTTTCGCAAGTCCTCAGCGATGCGCTACGAGCGACGATCCTGATCATGCGGGAAAAGAGGCAACTTACTGATGCGCAAAGCCGGGAGCTGCATCGGCTGTACAGGCCGTCTCGCCCGGACGAGCCGCTTCTGTTCGTCGAGACACTTCGTCTTTGGGAATATGCGCCGCTTTATGTAGAACCCGCGGGATCCTTGATGATCAGCGGCAAAGGACACTACCTCTATACCCCCAGTCACGGTCTTCAGAAAGTAGACAACTATCTGGGTTTCAAAGATGCGCTGCTCGACACACCCGCCCGTGCTGCGCGAAAAGAACAGCTCTACAGCCTGCTGAGCCTGGAAGAGCGCAATCGTTTTCTGCGCCTTGACGATCCCCAAGTGTCAGGTAAGTCGGTGGCCTGGCCGGTGTTCGGCTCGCTGGCCGATGCAATCATTGGCAAGCAGCTGGAAAACCTTCACTTCGCAATGGAAATGTCCCGCCAGGGAGATGTAGACGTCCATGCACTCGTGGACAAGGCGCTGGACATACGCACCTTGATCAGCAAAAGCCTGCTCAGTCAAAACGCCGATGGACATTGGGGGACGCAACCCGCTTTCTTCGGAGACCTGCGTCCGTCCAACTTCATGGCTGATCAACTGGAGAGGAAGGTCAAGAGCTATCTCAGTGTCGAAGAGGCTTTGAATGCCGAGTTCAGCCAATTACCACTTTCCAACGAAATCTCACTGCGTTTCGCGTTGAGAGGTCTTCTTCCGGAACTGACCAACGTTTTTTCCCTGGGAATACGTGCAGAGGCAGAGCTAAGAGAACTCAACGCAACGCTACCGCCCGCCGCGCGCGACCTCATCGCAACTGTCTTTGCCTTTGATTCCGAATACCCTGACCGCATTCACCGTGTCGGGGTCAAAGGCTTCCGGCCTGATGTCTATTCGTTGAGGCTGGCATGCACCGAAGAAGGCGAAACGGTCTCCCTGCCCTTGGCCAATTGTTTCCTGTTGACCGAACGTGGCGGGCTGGACACACCTTATTCGGGGCTGGGAATTCTCTGGACGCCTGCCGAAGGTTTGCAGGCATTTGCATCAGTCGAGCTTGCCACAAAGCAATTGAATCGACATTTGCTCGATTCACAAAAGCGCTTTGGTTGGCTCGCCAACCTCCCTCCCTCACACCGCAAGCCCCATGGGCGCTATCAACTTGATGTATTTGAGCTTATCGAAGACAACGTACTGCTCAATAGAATGAATTCGTTCATCACACTGTTCGAGGCCGAACATGGGTACTTGAGCACATTAAAGAGCGGGGACTGGCAGCTGGCAGGGCCTGAGCGGGTAAAAAGCCTTGAAGCATTGCTTGAAAAAGGTGCTCCCACCAATCTGACACGCGCCAGACGCATAGCCCAGGCCATCCGTTGGCAACAGAAACTCCCCGCCTGGCTCGGCACCGCCTCTCTTGAAGAACAAAGCCTGCAGATTGACCTGCTTGAGCAATACAGAAGCAGTGTGGCCGATGACAAGGATTACCTGGACGGTATCGAGTCGCTACACGGCTATGTGAATAAAAGGCTCAAAGCGCTTCTGGAGGCACGTTTTGCCGTAAAGGACCTGGATCCCGACACCCTGCAGATCACGCCGAACCTTGCGTTGTCGGGGCCCGCCAGCACCTTGACCGAGTTCGCCCTGAATCATGCCGATATCACTCAAAAGACCGGATTCAAGGTGTCCTCGACTTCCGGGCGCAAGTTGCCCGACAGCTTGAATGAGAGCGCTGTCAGGCAGATTCTGTTGTCATTGGACATCCCGACCGCCTATAAAAAAACCGTGCTGGACGAACTCTCCGACACCACAGTCGATGGCCAGAAAAGAAAACAACGATTTCACCGGCAGTTACCCTGGCAACTGTTGCAGCACGCTCACGCATTGCATCTACAACAGCATCTTTCTCCTGCAGCATTTGACTTGATTCGCCAGGTACTGGACATGCCGGACGCCATCGCTCGCCAGGCAGTGGAAGGCGCCAGCGCGTTGATTCGTCCACTGGAGCTGATCAAAACCGAAGGGACTGCAGCGATCAAGGCACTGGGACTCTATCTGATCGGATCGAGTAACGATGACAAAGCCCCCCACGTGCTGTACTCCCCCTATCACGCGGGCCATAACTTCACCGAGTTCAAGGACCAGGCCAGCATCGTTGCCGCACTGAACACGCCGGGAGCCCTTCAGGACCTGTTGATTCGTCGACTTCCCGAAACCCAGCAGGCCACGTTCAAGAACCTGTTCGCTGCCACGGTCGGCTCCCTATCGGAAATCACCCTGGCCTCCAATCCGATCAAGACAAATCTGTTCGACACGTTGTTCGACGACAATACAACCCTGCTATCCCACATGTTGACCGCCCAAATGGATAAAAAACGTCAGTTTGACTGGGAAACGGTCCTGCACCTGTTCAGCGCCGGCGTCAAGTTGGTGGGGAGACAATTACAGGGCAAACTGACGTTTATCGAAACGCTTTGGGACAGTTATCAAGACTTCAAGGCCTCTGCGCAATCCCTGCAGCAGCATGACTGGAAGGCAGGTTTGCACGACTTCATCGCCGGCGCGGCGGAGATGGTCTCCCTGGGTTTCTTGAATCGCGACGACACCTTTGGCCTGCTCGACCCGATAGGCCCCCTCGCGCAGAACGCAGCTGCGCCGGCCCCGCCCCATTGGAAGGACATCGCCTCCACCGCGCCAGCGCGCACCAACCTGCGGGCCTTCGAAGCCACGGATGTAAGCCTGCAGGATTTGCAGAAAAACGCGATCGACGGCACCTACAGGTCGCCACGATCCGACAAGCTATATGCGCCTGTTGCCGGCATCGTCTTTCAGGTGGCCAAAGCCAATCAGGTCTGGCGCGTGGTCCACGAACAGGGAGAGGGCCCAATACTGAGACACTCGCCTGATAGCCAGCAGTGGACCATAGATCCACAACGGCAGACCATTCGCTACGGCAAGGTGATGTCAACGCTGGCCAGCTCCTACAGCGACTACAAGGCTTCAACGTCGCTCAACATTGAGGCGCGTGGCATGGCGCAAATACGCCGGAATTACCCGGCCTACGCGAACATGATTGTTCAAGCCCTGGAAGTGGCAAGGTATTACTCGTTCAACGCCCTGCATAATCTCGATCAAGTTAAACACCAGGTCCTGCCAGGCTCACGGTTGGATACTTTTCTGAAATCGTTCTTTGGGGTGAAAAAAGTCGATGCCAGCCTGATCAAAAAAATACACACTGCGGTCTCGCCGCTATGCCAGGCATTGGCCGACCCGTCCTGGGAAAAACGCAACGCCAAGCGCCTTGTGATCGGCAGTTTGAAATACACCGACGATAGAGCGACTGCATTCGTGCTCGAACCTGAAGCGGCAGGAAGGATCTATCTCACCCAGTATTTCTTCGAGGTCGGGCTGGATTGGTACAAGGACGCGGTACCAGACTCCTTCAATGTCGACGCCCACGCCCAGGCCGCGGTGCTTATCCACGAAGTTTCTCATCAGCTTTTCGACACGCTCGACATTGTTTATCTGGACGCGGCACTCCCGTTCCTGGACTTGATTTCCAACGCCACTCAGTTCGGATATTCAAAATACAATGATCAAAAGGACCAGCAACGCAACGGGCTGTCATTGACCACGCCACGATCCAAACTGTTCATGGCTTGGGACAGCGCAACCGGCGGGCTCAAGAGCCTGGAGCTTTTCCCTGAGCATCGCGATATGGCCCGGGAGATCCTGAAGATGACCGGCGCCAGAACCATGAGCGAGGCACGCAGTATCTTTCTGGATCCAGATTCATCGGCAGGACGCATCGACGTTATCTTGCGAAACGCCGATTCCATGACGCTGCTCATCTGTGAGCTGGGACGTCAGCTTGACTCCCCCCCGATGAGTCCTGCTACCACGTCTTAA
- a CDS encoding fe2+ zn2+ uptake regulation protein, with amino-acid sequence MHDARQPMEGKPRSTGVPATATNNLFDRPAERGCNEHIRLLLKSFGLRTSLIRLKVIDALLKAAGENRSLGVRGVHSQLLGLDIPLSFLSVREVLKRLCSEGVVTLNADKTYSLHRKAMAVLQGAE; translated from the coding sequence ATGCATGACGCGCGTCAGCCCATGGAGGGTAAGCCCAGGTCGACCGGCGTTCCGGCGACAGCCACCAACAACCTGTTCGACAGGCCGGCAGAACGAGGTTGCAATGAGCACATCAGGCTTTTGCTCAAGAGCTTCGGCCTCAGGACCAGCCTGATTCGCCTCAAAGTCATCGACGCATTGCTCAAGGCCGCCGGTGAAAACCGCAGCCTGGGTGTACGAGGCGTGCATAGCCAACTGCTGGGGCTGGACATTCCGTTGTCCTTCCTCAGCGTGCGCGAGGTATTGAAGCGTCTGTGCAGCGAGGGTGTCGTCACCCTTAACGCCGATAAAACCTACAGCCTGCACCGCAAGGCCATGGCCGTGCTTCAGGGCGCAGAGTGA